From the genome of Clavibacter nebraskensis NCPPB 2581:
CGTCAACGCCACCGGCACGTGGGGCGCGCCGTTCATCCCCTCGTACCCCGGGCTCGGGTCCTTCCGGGGTCGGCAGCTGCACACGTCGGGCTATCGCGCGGCGGCCGACCTGCGGGGGCTCCGCGTGCTCGTCGTGGGCGGCGGCACCTCCGCCATCGGCTTCCTCATCGAGCTGGAGGGGGTGGCGGCGCGCACCATGTGGTCGACGAGGCGTCCCGTCGACTTCCTCAAGGCGGGCGAGCTCGACGTCGAGGCCGCCGTGCGCGCGGTCGACCTGCAGGACCGGGCCGCGCGCGCGGGGGAGGCGCTGCCGAGCATCGTCAGCGGGACGGGGGTGCCGCGCACGCGGCGCATCGTCGCGGGGATCCGGCGCGGGGTGCTCGACAGCAGGGGCCCGGTCGCGCGCTTCGAGGAGGACGGTGTGGTCTGGGCGGACGGCGGGCGTGACCAGGTCGACGCGGTCATCTGGGCCACCGGGTTCCGGCCGGAGATCCGGCACCTCGCACCGCTCGGCCTGCGCGAGAAGGAGGGCGGCGTGCGCGTCGAGTCCGGCGTCTCGGCGCGGGATCCGCGCGTGTTCCTCGCAGGCTACGGACCGCAGGCGTCGACGATCGGCGCGAACCGCGCGGGTCGACGCGTGGCGCGGCAGGTCATCGCGGCCCTCGGCTGAGGCGTCGCGCCGGGGCCCGCGGAAGAGGGGGCGTGGGGGCCCGCGCCGTCTGCGGGAACTCGCGGCGAGGCCCCCGCGTCCATCCGGACCTCACGGGTCGGTCCGGACGTGACCCGACCGGTCCAGGGTGCGCCGACATCGGCGCACCCCGGGGCCTGGTCGACCTGCACGAGCTCTCGGGGAAGAGTTCGTACACCAACGAGTCTATAGCCGTGTCCTCCTTTTCGAGGACACGGGGCCCGGCCGCGCGCGTCGGTCGCCGCCGAGCTCGGCTCCGGGACGCGTCGCTGCCCGGCTCCGCGGCGGGACCTAGGGCGTCCTTCGGCCGCTCGTGTGCTTCACGGGCGTCGTCGGCGGCGGGCCGGATCGGCGGACGGCGGGGCGCACGGGCTCGCCACGGCGATCCTGCCCGGGCACCGGCCGCGACCGACGGCCGTAGATGAGCTCCGACGAGTCGAGCAGCCACGGCACCAGCGCCAGCGTGACGCCGTGCACGAGGAGCAGCTTCTGGCGGATCCGTCGGGCCTTGTGGTTGTGCAGCAGCGTCTCCCACCAGTGGCCGACGATGTAGACGGGCGTGTAGACCGTGATGATCTCGCTGCCGTGCTCGGCCCGGCGGGACTTCAGGTACTTGATGAGCGGGAAGCTGATGTCGCGGTAGGGGGAGGCGACGATGCGCAGCGGCATCTCGATCTCCATCTCGATCCACTGGCGCTCGAGCAGCTTGGTCGCCTCGTCGTCGACGGAGACGTGCACCGCCTCGATGCTGTCGTGGTTGGCGGCGATGGCGTAGTCGAGCGCCTTGAGGACCGGCTTCTGCATCCGGCCGACGAGCACGACCGCGTGGTCGCCCGTGGAGCCGAAGACCGTGACGGGGTCGACCTCGATCTCCTTCTCCACGTCGCGGTAGTAGCGGTTCACGCCGAGCATGAGGAGGAACAGCACCGGCATGATCGCGAACACGAGCCAGGCGCCGTGCGTGAACTTGGTGATGGTGACGACGATGAGCACGAGCGCCGTGAGCAGCGCTCCGAACGCGTTGATGGCGAGGCCGCGGATCACCTCGCCGCGGTTCGCGCAGCCCTCGCGGAGCATGCGGGTCCAGTGCACGACCATGCCCGTCTGCCCGAGCGTGAACGACACGAAGACGCCGATGATGTAGAGCTGGATGAGTTGCGTGAGGTTCGCCTGGTAGACGACGAGGATGAGCGTCGCGCCGAGCGCCAGCAGCAGCATGCCGTTGCTGTAGACGAGGCGGTCGCCGCGGGTGAGCAGCGACTTGGGGGCGTAGGCGTCCTTCGCGAGCACGGAGCCGAGCAGCGGGAAGCCGTTGAACGCAGTGTTGGCCGCCAGGAGCAGCACCGCGGCGGTCGTCGCCTGCAGCAGGTAGAACATCACGCTGCCGTTGCCGAACGTGGCCCCGGCGACCTGCGCCATGAGGCTCTTCTGCGGCTCCGTGGCGCACCCGGTCCAGCCGATGAGGTCGCACGGGTGCTCGCCGTAGTGCACCTGCGCGATGAGCGCGAGGGTCGTGAGGCCGACGAACAGCACGATGGCCGTGCCGCCCATGATCACGAGGGTGGCCTGCGCGTTCTTGACCTTGGGCGTGCGGAACGCGGGGACGCCGTTGGAGATGGCCTCGACGCCCGTGAGCGCGGAGCAGCCGCTCGAGAACGCGCGGAGCAGCAGGAGGATGAAGGCGACCTGTGACAGGCTCGGGGTCTCGACCGTGTAGGCGGCGGACTCGGCGACGGGCGGGTCGCCGAGGGCCGTGCGGACGAGGCCGACGACGATCATGAGGCCCACGCTCGCGATGAAGAGGTACGTGGGCACCGCGAAGGCCTTGCTCGACTCGCGCACGCCCCGGAGGTTGACGGCCGCGAGGAGCGCCACGAAGAACACCGCGATCTCGACGCGGAACGGCGCGATCTCGGGGATCGCGCTGATGATGTTGTCGACGCCGGAGGCGACCGACACCGCCACCGTGAGGATGTAGTCGACGAGGAGCGCGGACGCGACGACGAGGCCGGCCTTCTCGCCGAGGTTCTTGTGGGCGACCTCGTAGTCGCCGCCGCCCGACGGGTAGGCCTTGATGAGCTGGCGGTAGCTGAGCACCACGACGACCAGCAGGATCACGACGCAGGCCGCGACCCACGGCGCGAAGCTCAGGAACGCGAGGCCGCCGAGCGTGAGGATGAGGAGCAGCTCCTGCGGCGCGTACGCGACCGAGCTGAGCGGGTCGCTCGCGAAGATGGGGAGCGCGAGGTGCTTGGGGAGCAGCTGGCCCTCGAGCTTGTCGCTGGCGAGCTTCTCGCCGATGAGCAGCCGCTTGGCGGGACTGCTCTCGGGTGCCTGGGGGTCCGGAGTCACGAGCGGCCACGATACATGGCGACGCGCCCGGGCCGCGACGGCGCCGGGAGCGGGCCGTGAGGCCGCTGGATCCCCGTCGCCCCGCGGACTACCCGACCGTCGCGACCGGGCCCGTGGGGAGGGTGCCCGCGGCGTCGTCGGGGGCGGCGCCGCGCGTGCGACGGCGGGGCGCGCGGGCGGGCACGGGCAGGTCGAACAGGGGGAGGGTGCGCTGGACGATGGGGCCGATGAGGAGCGCGAACGCGAGCGTGCCGAGGCCCACATCCCCGCCGAGGGCCCAGCCGATCGCGAGCACGACCAGCTCGGTGCCGACGCGGACGCGCCACACCGGCCAGCCCGTGCGCCGGTGGATCCCGGTCATGAGGCCGTCGCGCGGGCCCGGTCCGAAGTGCGCGCCGATGTAGAGGCCCGTCGCGAGGCCGAGGAGCAGGAGGCCGGCGGCGAAGAGGGGGATGCGGATCCACAGGCTCTCGACCGCCGGGACGACCGCGAGTGCGACCTGCGCGCTGTAGCCGACGAAGACGACGTTGAGGACGGTGCCCCAGCCGG
Proteins encoded in this window:
- a CDS encoding FAD-dependent oxidoreductase; the protein is MTSEPTETQVVVIGAGQAGLSVAYHLQRLGLRMGADAVVLDRGPTTGGAWQHRWAALRLGSAHRVADLPGMSELGISFATADRRLPARDVVRDHYARYEQHFDLRVARPVEVRAVLDADVPPQAASRRRAAHPSDSVRPLLVRATDGDRVARFVVNATGTWGAPFIPSYPGLGSFRGRQLHTSGYRAAADLRGLRVLVVGGGTSAIGFLIELEGVAARTMWSTRRPVDFLKAGELDVEAAVRAVDLQDRAARAGEALPSIVSGTGVPRTRRIVAGIRRGVLDSRGPVARFEEDGVVWADGGRDQVDAVIWATGFRPEIRHLAPLGLREKEGGVRVESGVSARDPRVFLAGYGPQASTIGANRAGRRVARQVIAALG
- a CDS encoding APC family permease, producing MTPDPQAPESSPAKRLLIGEKLASDKLEGQLLPKHLALPIFASDPLSSVAYAPQELLLILTLGGLAFLSFAPWVAACVVILLVVVVLSYRQLIKAYPSGGGDYEVAHKNLGEKAGLVVASALLVDYILTVAVSVASGVDNIISAIPEIAPFRVEIAVFFVALLAAVNLRGVRESSKAFAVPTYLFIASVGLMIVVGLVRTALGDPPVAESAAYTVETPSLSQVAFILLLLRAFSSGCSALTGVEAISNGVPAFRTPKVKNAQATLVIMGGTAIVLFVGLTTLALIAQVHYGEHPCDLIGWTGCATEPQKSLMAQVAGATFGNGSVMFYLLQATTAAVLLLAANTAFNGFPLLGSVLAKDAYAPKSLLTRGDRLVYSNGMLLLALGATLILVVYQANLTQLIQLYIIGVFVSFTLGQTGMVVHWTRMLREGCANRGEVIRGLAINAFGALLTALVLIVVTITKFTHGAWLVFAIMPVLFLLMLGVNRYYRDVEKEIEVDPVTVFGSTGDHAVVLVGRMQKPVLKALDYAIAANHDSIEAVHVSVDDEATKLLERQWIEMEIEMPLRIVASPYRDISFPLIKYLKSRRAEHGSEIITVYTPVYIVGHWWETLLHNHKARRIRQKLLLVHGVTLALVPWLLDSSELIYGRRSRPVPGQDRRGEPVRPAVRRSGPPPTTPVKHTSGRRTP
- the yczE gene encoding membrane protein YczE encodes the protein MLRRSVHFALGIFLYGFAIGMMLQAAVGVSPWDVLSQGAALKTGLPFGVVTNIIGALVLLLWIPIRQRPGWGTVLNVVFVGYSAQVALAVVPAVESLWIRIPLFAAGLLLLGLATGLYIGAHFGPGPRDGLMTGIHRRTGWPVWRVRVGTELVVLAIGWALGGDVGLGTLAFALLIGPIVQRTLPLFDLPVPARAPRRRTRGAAPDDAAGTLPTGPVATVG